The genomic stretch CCACCGCGTGGTGGGGATGGCTGTATTTTcatggggagggagcagagctcCTCTTAAGGGCTGATTGACAGGGTCCTGATGGGGTGGGAATTGGCAGAATCTGCCCCCTTATCCTGTCCCCAGATGGGAGACAGAGCAACAGTAAAAGATGCCTCCTCCCCAACAGCCCTGCAAAACTCAGTAAGGCGGTCCAGTCTCCTGAGGGTGGGGGTATGCCTGACAATCAGAGAAGAATATGGCATGGAAAGGGGACCTAGAGACAGAGCAGAGGGATGGCTGCTGCCTTCCCCCACCTTCGGGGGCCCTCTCCTCACGTCCCTCACTTGCCCTGCATGGAGATGATGCCACAGAATAAGCAAACTGAAGGCAGGGCGGCCCCTGGCTGATTCCACACTGAGCTCTAGGAGTGCGCTTGCTGCTCCCTATCCCTCCTGGGGATCGCTCCAACATCACGCCTGGTGACAGATGTTCTGGATGACTCTTGGAGACAAGTGTTTGTGAATGTCACTTGGGCTGATAATGACATGCAGGGCACTTAACTTTCCATGTCACACCAGAATGAGGCCAAGCCGGGGTGGGCTACCGCTTTCTccggtggggaggggaggcccccTTCCTTCTGAATCCCCTCTCGCcacccttcctctttccctggtTGACCCCCACCCCCCTCACTCTGACACTGTCCCCATTAATGCCAGCCACTTCCTGAAAGCACAGGCCCTGGGCTGAGAGAGAGACGGGAGTCGCCCTCCCCAGTCTCAGGGGAAACAGACCAGGCCCCACTGTGGACCGTCTGTGTCCTGCGTGTCCCTGGGTCGGCCCATGGGGCTCAGCCCTGTGTACTCAGGGAAGGCAGATGCCTTGGGAGGCCAGCAAGGACCACCAGATAATTAGGGAGCTAGTTATCTGACAAAAGAGCAAGACGCGATTTCACAGGCAATTCGACTCCTGAGTTAGCCATGATTTGGGATCACTCAGGCCTCTGCCCCCCATCCCGGCATGCAGGACAGAACCTGATGTTTTCAGACACTGCTCACAGCTCCCCAGAGCTCCTGTGGGCCCTTGGCGGGGGTCAGTGGTGACCTTTCAATGGCTGTGTCCAGCTCTGGTTGGACAATCTCAGTCTCTGCTGAAGTCCCTGTGTGTGACCTCAGGCCCTGGGGCTTAACCCGTACAAGACAGGGCACCCTACCCCGAGGAGGTAAGATGCCACAGCGGCCCCGACTGGTGATAGCAAGTGGGTTTAGCAATGGCAACCTTGTCTTGATCATGGGATTATAAAAGTCTTAAACAGTGTATGAAACTATCAGGGCAGGGATCATTTCGGTCAAATGTTCCCACACCTGCCCGAGGTTGGGCTGCCCATTCGCTGTCCCCGGCACGGATCAGCCAGGTTCTGCAAGAGCCCTTCTGGGACAGGCAGCTGCTTCCTGCTGCTGGGCAGCTCTGATGCTCATCTCCATTCCGTTCAGTTCATCGCATGTTGACTCAGTAGCTCCCGTGGGCTAGGACTTACGAGGAGATGGGAGCACAGAGATGAGTACGCGTGAACAGCACATGCTAGCGAGGGAGAAAGACACAAAACCGAACCATCTCACAGCCAGATGGAGAGCAAGGAGGGAAGTGTGTCAAGCTGTGCTGTTGGAACTTTTTCTTGTAAAGGGCTGGTGCCTACTTTcatgtgtgagtctgtgtgtgtttttttttcctctcgtCTACTCATAAGTTCTTTGAATAAGTTAAGGGAGCTATGACTTCTTTTCTAAGTTCTCAGCTCCAAAGTCCCCTTTGTCCATTTCACATGAGCTTCCAGAATCCCATTCTCACCAGCTGATCTCTGGATGCATGGCAGTTGGCAAAAATGACTCTTAAGACTGTGCCATCTTGTATTGAACATATTACAGCTCAGCTCTGACCAGCTTGAAGCACTCAATGATTAGACTCATAACCTCCCATGATCTGAGCACTTTACTTCTGTTAACACAACCAAAAACTAAGGGAGTCTTTCAGCAGCTCCATCACTTTGTGGCCATGATGTCCTTGAGATCAACTAAAACTCTCTGCCTATGCCCCACAAAATTCCAGGCAAGTCAGATTTTCATCACTTTGCACTCATGCCATTGAATCCTTGAACCGAAAGGAGTGTATATTTTCTGTGTCGTTGCCCAGGTCAATAAGAAAACATATCGAGCAGTACAGAAATGGGGGCAGAAGCTGAGGCACGAGGCAGAGGCTGTCTTGCACGTTCACGTCCATTCATTAATCAGTCTGGTTATTTGACCAGCGACAAGCCCACCTCACCAGTTCACATTTCTCCATTTTGTCCCAAACACAGTGtgagattttgtcaaatgtcctATACCATTGTGACAGACTGTTGATGGTGGTGCGTCACAGCCGATGGGAACTCCCAGGCTGTTTCGAAGCGTACTATCCCCCCAGAGATCCTGGTCCACTTGCCCGTGGAGACGCTTGGGGCCCGGGCCTAGTAGAGAATGGCTGTCATGGAGGACTGTCGCGGAGGACACTCGCCCtcctgaaggatgagcaggcAGCTTCGAAGGTTGAGAGCTGCTGGCCCACTGTCTCCTGAAGAAGCTCAGTAATTTGGCAGGACCTTGTGAAGCTATATCGGGTCCTGGCGATCAGCATTCTTTTCCAAGGGCTTACAGCCATCTGTTGAGAAATCCTGTCTAGAATTTGGCAGTGACTGCAGCCCAGCCTAGCATCCTGTGCTTTCCCGAGTCTATTCTTCGAAAAGCAGAATATCGGCCCTTTTCCGCACTCAGGCACGTCTCTGTCTGTCCACCCTGTCTCATGACCACTCCTCGGGCTTGGGACTCTCATCTAGTGTTCCTTCAGTCCTGGACGTGACCCTCGGGGACTGGGGACCAGAACTCAGGCACCGCAGTGTGCCATGTCTCTGCTGGCCTTCGGTTCCCTCTCGTAGTGTTGGTCTCATCCTCCCCAggttgcctgggttcaaattctgtctcTGCTACGGCCCCCTGTGTAGCACGCTGGGCAAGTTTCTCACAGGGAAAGTGGAATAGCCACAGTTCTCTGCTCCTGGGGTTTGGGGAGCTAAGTGAGTTAGTACTCACTTAGGCACTCACAAAGAGCATAGAGCCCTTAGAACAGCGCCCGGCGCAAGCAAGCTCTTATGGCAGATTTGTGGGTACTGTTATTGCTGCTCTCGTCCCCCTTGCTGGGGAGGGCGGAGGCAAATTGGAAACTGTGCGCCTTTGCCTGCCAGCTCTTGTTCCGTCTCTTTGCAACCTCTTTCCCAACCAGagacttttgtcattttttcttcttgatacGGACAAGGATTAAAAAGCCCTTTTTGGCTGCCTTTACTCTGTCTGTACTCTCTTTAATATTCATCTTTGGATATAggcctttcttcccttctttggtGCACCTCCTTGTTAAAGTCTGAGCACGTCAGAGAGCCACTGAGCAGCCGCTGGTGTCTTTTCTCTCCAATGGGGacaattcattttctaaaagcCTGCAGTTGCTTTCTCTGACTCTCCGCTTGCTCTCAGGACCCTGGGCAGCACGGCTGCGGTGGCTGAGTCTGGGCGCTGAAGCCGgaaggcctggattcaaatcaGCCCTGCGTGACTGTGGCAGTCGGTGAATTCTCTCGGCCTTTTTTATTTTTCGGCGTGTCCAGGAGAATTAAAGGTACTGCCTGTAAGGCTACGTGTCACACTCACAGTAAGCTGGCAACAACGTTGGCTAGCGACTGCTGTTACTGTTAGCTGCCTGCAGACTCCCCCGACCCTTTTCTCTAAGATTTTGGAAACCTGTCTTCCTACAGACTGAATGTGTACCCAACCTTCGTCTTCCGTCTCCTCCCCAGGACGGCGGACAAGACAATGTTCCTACTCTGACCGTTACTGTTACTACAGCTCttactaacaataataataacttgtACTCCTTGGTCACTATGTGAACGCACTGTTGGGGGCTTTCCATGCTGTGCCTCTTCCGGTCCTCATGACACCTCAAGAGGAGGTCAGCATTGTTACCTGCCTTCATTTTATCCAACATTTCATGCTTTCATTTGATTTGTATTTATAAACCGAGTGTCTCCAGGTTGTCAATCACCAGTTGAAGAAGTTTCAGTGCCCATCCTGAGTGACTTCAGGAGCGCAGCCCCAATCACTCTTGCATCCCTCCCAGGGTTTCTGAGACCCCAGGGCGGGCGTCATTTTGACAACCTCAGTGCGCCGCCGGCCGCCTTGATGCCAACGTCTCCCCCCGCCTCACATGCTGCCTTTTCCTTCCCGCAGTGCCTGTGCCAGCCTCACAGCCCGGAGCTTTTCGCCTTCACACTTTTATCAAAGTCAAGACCATATAATAAATTCGCAAGCGAAGAAATATACTTATTTTCAAAAGGTCAACCTCACAagccatcaaagaaatgcaaattaaagcaggttccatttttcacctataaaatcGGCAAAGGTAAAAGTGATTAGATATTCAATAATTGGCAAAAGTGTGGTCAAAAGGGCACTGTCACCCTCCATGGGCGAGagggtaaataaatatttatatgcaaGGTATGAAGATTATAATTTACTCCTTACGCCAGTAATTCAACCCCTAGGACAATATGCTAAGGAAATCATTGAAGTTGCACAAATATATTTACATCCAAAAATATCCACAGCTGCCTTATATTAATATTGAAAGATGGGAAACAAcgtaaatgtccaacaatagaaaattggttaaataaattatggtacagccAAAAATGAAAGATGTTTTACTATCACGGGAACTAAGCAAGCTATAACATTGagtggaaagaaataagaaacaaaagcatACACTAGATTGATCATGAATATTGTTTTGAATTGAAATAAAACCAAGAGGCCACATGTGTCTGGTTCACTTTGGGATTactggtaatttttatttctctctttatcatttctctattttccaaattttctattacttttataattagaaaaatgggTATACGtattaaatttaagtttatatatctatatctatatctctctatataagtatatatgcacatatttaagCTCAGTCCAAATGCTGCTTTCTCTACATCCTGAAAAATGAAGCCACTCTCCAGATAAGCCAAGTGTATGATGGGTAGGGAAGCTCCCTGGCTCCTCCGGCTGCGGGAGCATCACCCTCAGGCTCATGGACTCCGCTGGTGAATGAACGCCTTCCTCTCATGTTCTTCTCCCCGCCCCTTCCCATCCAGAGACTCATCTACTCCGGCCGGAGCTGGAAGAAACCTCAGCGATGGATCTTGGTTCTTGACCTCTCCTGCACCACGGGCCCTTTGGCTGTCTGGTAAAGCCTGTGCAATCTCTTCTCagaataatcattttaaatgcataaaataaaacacagggtTTCAAAAGAAACCACGCATTCCTTGAGTGGTAAGGTTCTAGGCCGCGTCCCTTCGTGTTTACCACAAAGTGAGGCTGGCTGAGAAGGGAAGGCATCTGCCGTCAGACGTCCCAGCCCTCTGGCCTCTATCTACCACTTGGAGCACCTCCCTCCCTCAGAGGAACATATGCAATTCCACTGCTGCCATTCAGTCCTAACCTCCCTTTCTACCAGCCCTGGGAAACGGCCCCTTGGTCCAGGAGCAAATTTACCAGGTCAACATCATCAGCAGCAtttccagatgaggagacaggcccagagaggtcaggaCAGGTGGGCAGGATGACGCCACCTCTAATATCCAGGGGGCTCACATGACCTGCTCTGGCTCATCGGCTCATCCAGGACTTCTGTGGGGCCCACTGGGGAAGGGACAAAGGGACACTCTCCCTGCTCTAGGGCTGCTCAGAAGAAAGAGGCTGTCTTGTAAAACCAAACCACAAGAAAATGGAAGTGAGGGAAGGTAAGAAACTGAGAATACAGGATGTTTGTGGGGCCTTTGATCCACCTGAGCCTGAAGCAGTTTCCTGACTTTTCAAGTACATGAGCCAACACATTACctgtccctttttctttcttcttttgtaagcCAGTTTGAATTGGCTGCAACCGAGtgtccagactaagacagaaatgaattacccccattttacagatgaggagaatgaGGCAGGCCAGGAGAATTAAACAActaacaagtggcagagccatgGTCTGAATTCTACTCTTGCTGACCTCAAAGCCTTACCCACAACTGCACAGGAGGCCAGGTGGAGGCCAGATTCACTGCTCCTTGGAGGATCAGATCTTGCAGCCCAGAGGTGGGCCAAGAACAAGAGTTCTTGCATGTCCTCCAGCTGGGGCTCAAAACAGAAAGTTCGCAGGCTCATAGCTACATGCCCGCTTACCACAGCTGTGCCCCTGGGGGGCATGGTCCTCGAACCCACACGTCTTCCGGCTGCCCATGTGGGTTCCTCTCTTCTGAAACTTGTAATTGATGTTCTTCCTGTCTCCTCCTACCTGCACAAATGGCTCAGTTTGCCCAGGCTCCCCCCAGGCACCTCTGGGGCATGGGGTGGGAACAGCTCCAAGCCCTCCCCATCACCTCCGCCTTCCCCTGCCAGCCAACTCCTGCCTTTGCCGCAGCCCCGGCTCACCTGTAAATCAGTACCTCATCGTCGGAGCAGTTGTACTGCAGCTGGTACATCTTCACCCGTGGCGCTGACTTGCTGACCGACCACTTGACCAGGGCGGAGGTGGTGGTCACATCGGACACCAACACAGCCCgttctggggggcttttgggaggctCCCCGCCCCCACTGCCTCCACCTCCCCGGCCGGTCTTGCTGGAGCCAGTGATGTCCGAGAGGCGGGACTTGGGGGGTGCGGTACGGCTGGTGCTGTTGCTGAGGTGCGGCAGCTGGACAATGGACAGCTCCACCATAGCTGTGGCCTCCCCAGCGGCGTTGGCGGCGATGCAGGTGAAGGCACCGCTGTCCTGAGATGTGGTGATGAGGATGTCCAGGGTGCCGTTGTCATACACGGCAGTCCTGGAGGAGTTCCCCACCAGGCGGTCATCGGGGGCCACCCAGTGGATGAGGGGGCTGGGGTCCCCGATGGCCTTGCACTTGAGTGTGGCCGCCTGGCCCTCCAGAACCAGCAGCTTGTGCGTGTGCTGGGTGATGAGAGGTGGCTCACACACAAACTCCTCCTCACGTACATGCCAGAAGTAGCGGCCCTTGAGGCCCCCCGGGGAGCCACAGGTCTCCAGGTCATCGTCCCGCTCCAGCCTCCGCAGCCAGAGAAGCTCACAGTTGCAGTGCAGTGGGTTCCCCCCAAAACTAAAGGACAAGGGTGGGGCAAAGGGTGTGGCAGTCAGAGCAGAGGCCTGGGAGCGGGCAAAGATGGGGTCTGGGGGCAGCTTCTGCAGCCGGTTGGAGGTGAGGTCCAGGCGGGCCAGTTTCTGCAGGTCGGCAAAGGTGCCCTCGGCGATGTGGTCCAGCAGGTTGTGGTCCAGGCTCAGCTGGTGGAGGTTGACCATGCGCTGCACGGAGCCCCAGGGCAGGCCCTGGAGGTTGTTGTAGGAGAGGTCCAGGTCCTCCAGTGTCAGTAGAAAGTCCTCGAAGGCCTCGTCGGCGATGCCGCCCAGCTGGTTGTTATTCACGATGAGGTGCTGCAGGTTGACCAGGCCCCGCAGGGTGTCCTCCCCGAGGCTGGGCAGCCGGTTGCTGTCGAGGTGCAGGGAGCGGAGGCTCTCGAGGTCCAGGAAGGAGAAGGGCTGGATGTGGCTGATGGTGTTCCTGGACAGCGTCAGGTCCACCAGCCCCGTCATGTTGGCGAAGTCCTGGCGGCCGATGTGGATGATGAAGTTGCCCCCCAGACGCAGCTCCACCGTCCTCCGGTCAATGTCAGGGGGCACGAAGAGCAGCCCCTTGGAGGGGCACAGGGTCCCCAGTGACTCAGACAGGTTCTGGCAGACACAGTACTTGGGGCAGGCGTCGACCACAGCAAACGCCATGCCAAACGCCAGCAGGCCACCAAGCAGGGTCTCCATGGTCTGGTCACTCAGGCCGTGGTGCCTGGAAGGGAGGGACACAAGGTCAGGGTCAGGAGGTGACTTCCTAATGCCCTCACCCAGAGCTTCCTCCCTCACACTGCCCCCCGCTTTGGGGAGCAGCAGAGTTGCATGTGCTGGTGCAGTGCGTAATCTATTCCACCAACCCCGCTAAcacagttttacttttcttttttctttagctcttATCACCTTCTAGCAGactatttaatttacttattgaGTGTGTTATGGAATATttcctgtctcccccactagactgtcAGCTCCAGAAGGATAGGtccttttgtctgttttgttcattgctccGTCCCACGCATCTAGCACAGTGGCTGGAACATAGTAGGTGCCCGATAAGTGTTTgttgggtggatgaatggatagatgggtggatggataacACCATACCGGTGGTTCATCCAATCATCATTGGATTTGCAAAGTGAGTATTTTGAAGTAGTTTTGGCTTCTTAATTGGTTGAGGCTGCAGGAAATGAAATTGGACCCACATTCCTTAAGAACAAGGATGTGGACATGGAGAGAGCTGGCCCTGAGAGACACCAAGGTGAGTGGGGAATTCTTCACCGTGGAGAATCCACACAGTGGGATGGATCTTTGGGAGTTCAGAGGAGTGAAGGAGGGGAAGTAAAGAAGGGCAGGAAGCAAAGGCAGGAACTTCTGAGAGTGTGCGGGGTCCTCTCCCTGGACCTTCAGACATACCGTCTCACCTCACGAACACCCTTCACAAGGAAGGGCTCACCTGTGTGTGCAGAGGAGGGAGTTGTCCACAACTCACAGCCTCCTTCAGATCTCTACTCAAAAGTGCCCTTTTCACCGGGCCCCACCTGTCTATGCAGAGCCCCCTTCCCTGCTTTgcattttctccttgaaatttaTCACTATCCAACTTACTAGATATTTTACTACTTGTcttgtttgttgtttatcttcTGTACTGGCAACGAAGCCCCAAGAGGTTGGGACTTGTTTTTACTCTCCACTATATACTCAAGGCCTAAAGCaccacctggcacacagtaggtgcattTGCATGAATGAATATCtagggaagaaaggaacaggTTGTTGGCTCAGGGCTTTGTGCTTTCCAGTCCTGCTGTTTCTCACTACTCCATGTTGTACTAACAGTGGCTCTCTTTGTGCAGGGCTGCAAACAT from Equus przewalskii isolate Varuska chromosome 19, EquPr2, whole genome shotgun sequence encodes the following:
- the LRFN2 gene encoding leucine-rich repeat and fibronectin type-III domain-containing protein 2 isoform X1, which gives rise to METLLGGLLAFGMAFAVVDACPKYCVCQNLSESLGTLCPSKGLLFVPPDIDRRTVELRLGGNFIIHIGRQDFANMTGLVDLTLSRNTISHIQPFSFLDLESLRSLHLDSNRLPSLGEDTLRGLVNLQHLIVNNNQLGGIADEAFEDFLLTLEDLDLSYNNLQGLPWGSVQRMVNLHQLSLDHNLLDHIAEGTFADLQKLARLDLTSNRLQKLPPDPIFARSQASALTATPFAPPLSFSFGGNPLHCNCELLWLRRLERDDDLETCGSPGGLKGRYFWHVREEEFVCEPPLITQHTHKLLVLEGQAATLKCKAIGDPSPLIHWVAPDDRLVGNSSRTAVYDNGTLDILITTSQDSGAFTCIAANAAGEATAMVELSIVQLPHLSNSTSRTAPPKSRLSDITGSSKTGRGGGGSGGGEPPKSPPERAVLVSDVTTTSALVKWSVSKSAPRVKMYQLQYNCSDDEVLIYRMIPASNKAFVVNNLVSGTGYDLCVLAMWDDTATTLTATNIVGCAQFFTKADYPQCQSMHSQLLGGTMILVIGGIIVATLLVFIVILMVRYKVCNQEAPGKMVATTAVSNMHSQTNGAQLPALSSAPSGAPVQAPPKVVVRNELVQFSASLARGSDSSSSSSLGSGEAAGLGHGPWRLPPPASRPKPNLDRLMGAFASLDLKSQRKEELLDSRTPGGRGSGTSARGHQSDREPLLGPPTARARSLLPLPLEGKAKRSHSFDMGDFAAAAAAAGAVTAGGYSPPRRVSNIWTKRSLSVNGMLLPFEESDLVGARGTFGSSEWVMESTV
- the LRFN2 gene encoding leucine-rich repeat and fibronectin type-III domain-containing protein 2 isoform X2, producing METLLGGLLAFGMAFAVVDACPKYCVCQNLSESLGTLCPSKGLLFVPPDIDRRTVELRLGGNFIIHIGRQDFANMTGLVDLTLSRNTISHIQPFSFLDLESLRSLHLDSNRLPSLGEDTLRGLVNLQHLIVNNNQLGGIADEAFEDFLLTLEDLDLSYNNLQGLPWGSVQRMVNLHQLSLDHNLLDHIAEGTFADLQKLARLDLTSNRLQKLPPDPIFARSQASALTATPFAPPLSFSFGGNPLHCNCELLWLRRLERDDDLETCGSPGGLKGRYFWHVREEEFVCEPPLITQHTHKLLVLEGQAATLKCKAIGDPSPLIHWVAPDDRLVGNSSRTAVYDNGTLDILITTSQDSGAFTCIAANAAGEATAMVELSIVQLPHLSNSTSRTAPPKSRLSDITGSSKTGRGGGGSGGGEPPKSPPERAVLVSDVTTTSALVKWSVSKSAPRVKMYQLQYNCSDDEDDPSFQQGLRGQQPGVRDWLRPVCAGHVGRHCHDAHGHQHRGLCPVLHQGRLSTVPVDAQPAPGRHHDPGHRRHHRGHAAGLHRHPDGALQGLQPGGPRQDGGHHCCQQHALADQWGPAARSEQRTQRGPSAGTAQGGGAQRAGPVQCQPGPRQRLLFLQLPGQRGGRGARTWPLEAPSPCLPPQAQP